GCAAGTAGCAGTAAGAAATTTCCGCTCACCTGTTGGCTTAGATTCCCCGATGAGATCCATATACTGTGTTGTGTTGGCTGGCAGTTGTGGCGACGGCATAAGATAGTCGTCCTCGTCTAATGGCAGATCTAGTTTCAAGTTTCCCACCTGAGCCTGCTGATGCGCAGAGCTCACTTTACCGTCGAAACAATCGTCCGTCACATCGCAATCTGAAATTAGttcattatttttgattattaaacTCAGCattgatgaaattttacatcaaatattaatctttatagAGGGATTgcattcaatttcttatatttttagcatTAACACATATTTGATGCTCACCTCTTACACCAACCATCTTCAACGGATCTGAACAGTATCTCGAACTCGAGTTGTCCGATCCTGCGTGTCCGCAGTGACCGTTGGGATGCGCATAATGCGTGTGCTGGCCGGAATTTCCGGCCTCATGCGACGCGCTCCCATTTCCGTGATTTCCGCCGTACCTCAAGAGCTCTCTGTCCCAATTTTGTTGATTCTGCGGCGTCGGAGAATCAGCGGCGAGCGGTTTACCGTTCGGCCAGCACGCCTTCACCGGCGTATTTGGCGGCGAGCCGGAAGTACTTGACGCGGAAATCGCAGGCGGAAGCGGAGCGCGCGATTTAGGCTGCAGATACTCATCGGCATCCACCAAAGCTTCGGGACCATCCATCGCTGATGCGAGATTTcgtatcatttctttttcgtcCTGAAAATTCACATTAACATTCAAGATAACGCGAAAACTCTTCTTAtgattactataaaaaaaagaacgtaaTAGTTTGTCATTGAactagaatatttttctcattgcgGCGTAGCAtagcttaaatatatttttcctaaaatattCGTCTAAGTTCtataagataatataatttacctGCACTGTATACGAAGGCAGTCTCATGTATTTATCCCCTTTGATGGCAAGATACCGACCAGGATCTCTGGACATTTTCGCAAAATCCTCCGCTAGTTCCTTGAAGCTGGGTCTGGACTCGGCGTCAAGCATCCAACACTTGATCATGATCATGTACACGTCGATCGTGCAAATTGCAGGTTGCGGTAGCCTCTCGCCTTTCTCCAGCAACTCCGGCACGTTTCGAGCAGGAACATTTTCGTACGGCCTGCCGCCGTAAGTGAGAACCTCCCAGATGGTCACCCCGAATGCCCAAACGTCCGACTTATGCGTGAACACTCGATGCTGAATGCACTCCAATGCCAGCCACTTGATCGGCATTTTTCCACCTGCGGCTTTGTACTGCTCCTCGTTGATATCCAACAGTTTGGCGAGACCGAAATCGGTGATCTTCACGCAATTCGGAGTTTGCACGAGAACATTTCGCGCCGCTAAATCTCGGTGGACCAATCTCCTCTCTTCTAGATAAGCCATGCCTCTCGCGATCTGCGTGCACCAATTTAACAGCGGCTTCGAGCCTATTTTGTCTTTATATCTGCGTAAGAAGTCTAGTAAACAGCCTAAAGGCATAAGCTGAGTCACCAACATCATCTGCGACGTCATGCATACCGCGAGTAGCTGCAGCAGATTCGGATGCTCGACACTGGCCATGATATAAGCCTCGTCAAGAAATTCTTTGGATGTATTCGCACCCGTGTCATCGTGAAGGACTTTTATCGCGACTGGAATCTTCACATTCTCCCCTTCAGGCACCCAGACGCCTTTATATACATTTCCGAAAGCACCGTAACCCAGTATACCACCCTTTCTCATCTCTTCTTCCTTGATAATCCGTAACTTGGCCAGATTTGGCTTCACACCCGTTGGTCGAAGCGGTTCGTTGTCATCCAAACCGGTCAAAGCCATCGTCATTTTCACCGTGTTTTCCTTGGCTTTTGATCTCATTCGCCAGAAGTACACTACCActataatgatgataataaacACCAGTACGACCAACAAAACTCCGGCCAAGATAGCACTTTGAAGCTCGTTATCCATTTGGTAGCCGAGATCTAGCGTATCTACCGAACAATACGGCTCACTGTCTGGAGGAAAGATTTTGTGAGGATATTCCGGTGGACAGGTGTTCGTACAGTTGAAAGACGTTGAATTCTCGCCGGAATCGCCGTCCTAAGTAcacgaattatataaatcagTTAGTATCGGATGTAAAAAAGCTaatgctataaatatattgttttaattattaattatgattaagaGTTTAACATCATACGTacagtataaattttgtagttTCGACATTTGTGGCACTTATTAAGAGTTGGCCCGAAGCATCCTCGGCACTCTGAGAAGCACGGTATGCACAGCGCCGTGTCAGGATCCGCGAAATGATCGGCAGGACATTCATCCTCACATTGCTCTCCCCTTTTGTATTTGGTGCACTCTTGACACACCTGCTCGTGGAAGCCATATCCCGTGCACTTCTTGCAACGTGGGTGGCATTTGCGACAGACCGCTTTTCCAGCGAAAGGTTTTAAAGCACCTTGCTCCATCGGACTCACCCATTCGTAATAATACCCTGcgaattttataacaaaatttttatacatgatATTGAAGGATACTCGTTGTTGTGCTTGAGGAATTTAAAAGAtgtagatattataaaaatttcacaatcaATTTActatttcatcattattttgtcaacaatatttattctttatatgttTTTGTGGAATTCAATATCGTATAATTATTGGCCGTCTACTAATTgctataagaatattattatattctttgctGTGAGATAAGTATTGGTATGTTAATACACGAGAAGCAAAGACGATAAGTCATTGTGTGACTTACCATCGGGGCACGGTTCTCTCTTTTGCAAACATCCCTTTGGTATATGCCCGTTCATAACTGCCTTTTCGCAACTATGACATCCGTTGGCGCCTAGGTTGTTCTCCGGTCCCTTGCAACCGCCCACGCAGTTCTCGTGGCAGTGTTTGCACTGGCCGTTGTCGTTGTACTTTGAGGATGGGCATTCGGTCACGCAGAATGGCCCGTCTCGCATGTGTTTGCACTTGGCGCATTGGTCGGCATTAGGACCAGTGCAGGAGCCGTCGCATTCCTCGTGACACATTTTGCAGGTTTTTTCGTCCGCTTGATAAATTCTGATAACATAATCATCGATGATTAAACGATGTCGCAAAGATACGTAAAACATTATGTAAAATCAAACACTAGAAATGACGACAATTAAAAACACAGAGATTTgacaaaaatgaaaagaagaaaGCGAAAATGTtttggagagaaaaaaattatttgaaattaatatattatatttattataattaatgtttagaTTGTTTGCCATTCATATTTCTCAGCCAAAGGTTAATAGTGCAGCTTGAAGCAGTCATGATAGTGCACATGCTGCGTGATATTACATATGTAACTTGCTTACGATGaagatgaaaaatacaatgatGAAAATTAGGACTTAAGTTTCTCGCGGAAGATTTTTGATTTACCTTCGATCCATGATCTAGGAGAGCAATTTCGATTGAACAGAAGTCGTATGCGTTATTGAGAAGTTTTTATTTCgtgttatatacataattccaCGTTTATTGACTCACCCTGGCTCAGTGCAGTCTTGAAGACAATCATTtcctgaaataaaattcttgcaAGATAAGCATTGTGCTGGCCCGGGTCCCCAGCATCCTTCGTCCGAGCACTGTTCATCACATACGAGACCATCCAGGactgtaatttaaataatactcCATGATTTTTGCGTAAAaacttcatttatttttacaaaatcgcgtaaatattaatttaagtttTGGTAATCTTgttgtctaattttttatataatcttaaaaaactgaaagcacaatgatatttaatattaaatttattacattcgCAATATGCAAAATTGCATGATTTTTTGatctagaaaatttaatttataattatctataaagatttattttacac
This genomic window from Linepithema humile isolate Giens D197 chromosome 5, Lhum_UNIL_v1.0, whole genome shotgun sequence contains:
- the Egfr gene encoding epidermal growth factor receptor isoform X1 codes for the protein MFNHRHEPRALSICNLLGVTFLLLIVAGSYDVSADLNSEFVKGKICIGTNGRLSVPSNNQHHYRNLRDRYTNCTYVDGNLEITWLQNKSFDLSFLQYIREVTGYVLISHVDVPKIVLPRLQIIRGRTLFKLNIHDHEFALFVTMCQMHNLEMPALRDILNGSVGMYNNYNLCHIRTINWEEIITGQGGRYFYVYNFSTPERACPACDDSCTQGCWGEGPENCQRYSKTNCSPQCWQGRCFGSNPRECCHLFCAGGCTGPKQSDCLACKNFFDDGVCTQECPPMQKYNPTTYSWEANPDGKYAYGATCVRRCPEHLLKDNGACVRSCPPKKKASNGECVPCDGPCPKTCKGVEKVHSGNIDTFKDCTIIEGSITILDQSFEGFQHVYPNYTFGKRYEKMHPDKLEVFRTLKEITGYLNIQGDHKDFKNLSYFRNLEVIGGRTLTEYFASLYVVKTSLVSFGLSSLKKIYSGSIAILENKNLCYAQSINWSKIKKSFEHESLLSSNRNETECILDGLVCDEQCSDEGCWGPGPAQCLSCKNFISGNDCLQDCTEPGIYQADEKTCKMCHEECDGSCTGPNADQCAKCKHMRDGPFCVTECPSSKYNDNGQCKHCHENCVGGCKGPENNLGANGCHSCEKAVMNGHIPKGCLQKREPCPDGYYYEWVSPMEQGALKPFAGKAVCRKCHPRCKKCTGYGFHEQVCQECTKYKRGEQCEDECPADHFADPDTALCIPCFSECRGCFGPTLNKCHKCRNYKIYTDGDSGENSTSFNCTNTCPPEYPHKIFPPDSEPYCSVDTLDLGYQMDNELQSAILAGVLLVVLVFIIIIIVVVYFWRMRSKAKENTVKMTMALTGLDDNEPLRPTGVKPNLAKLRIIKEEEMRKGGILGYGAFGNVYKGVWVPEGENVKIPVAIKVLHDDTGANTSKEFLDEAYIMASVEHPNLLQLLAVCMTSQMMLVTQLMPLGCLLDFLRRYKDKIGSKPLLNWCTQIARGMAYLEERRLVHRDLAARNVLVQTPNCVKITDFGLAKLLDINEEQYKAAGGKMPIKWLALECIQHRVFTHKSDVWAFGVTIWEVLTYGGRPYENVPARNVPELLEKGERLPQPAICTIDVYMIMIKCWMLDAESRPSFKELAEDFAKMSRDPGRYLAIKGDKYMRLPSYTVQDEKEMIRNLASAMDGPEALVDADEYLQPKSRAPLPPAISASSTSGSPPNTPVKACWPNGKPLAADSPTPQNQQNWDRELLRYGGNHGNGSASHEAGNSGQHTHYAHPNGHCGHAGSDNSSSRYCSDPLKMVGVRDCDVTDDCFDGKVSSAHQQAQVGNLKLDLPLDEDDYLMPSPQLPANTTQYMDLIGESKPTESESKRLNNGFRKYPDFLTIQGKTSLDNPEYIMSQDEGPLTPQTLGIPTPDLEKVLTNGAFGSQVRQRSSEEESDHEYYNDFDRLERELQPLKPFRKNETTV
- the Egfr gene encoding epidermal growth factor receptor isoform X2: MEPARILQIYLLFMTVWIDQADVIEERVCIGTNGRLSVPSNNQHHYRNLRDRYTNCTYVDGNLEITWLQNKSFDLSFLQYIREVTGYVLISHVDVPKIVLPRLQIIRGRTLFKLNIHDHEFALFVTMCQMHNLEMPALRDILNGSVGMYNNYNLCHIRTINWEEIITGQGGRYFYVYNFSTPERACPACDDSCTQGCWGEGPENCQRYSKTNCSPQCWQGRCFGSNPRECCHLFCAGGCTGPKQSDCLACKNFFDDGVCTQECPPMQKYNPTTYSWEANPDGKYAYGATCVRRCPEHLLKDNGACVRSCPPKKKASNGECVPCDGPCPKTCKGVEKVHSGNIDTFKDCTIIEGSITILDQSFEGFQHVYPNYTFGKRYEKMHPDKLEVFRTLKEITGYLNIQGDHKDFKNLSYFRNLEVIGGRTLTEYFASLYVVKTSLVSFGLSSLKKIYSGSIAILENKNLCYAQSINWSKIKKSFEHESLLSSNRNETECILDGLVCDEQCSDEGCWGPGPAQCLSCKNFISGNDCLQDCTEPGIYQADEKTCKMCHEECDGSCTGPNADQCAKCKHMRDGPFCVTECPSSKYNDNGQCKHCHENCVGGCKGPENNLGANGCHSCEKAVMNGHIPKGCLQKREPCPDGYYYEWVSPMEQGALKPFAGKAVCRKCHPRCKKCTGYGFHEQVCQECTKYKRGEQCEDECPADHFADPDTALCIPCFSECRGCFGPTLNKCHKCRNYKIYTDGDSGENSTSFNCTNTCPPEYPHKIFPPDSEPYCSVDTLDLGYQMDNELQSAILAGVLLVVLVFIIIIIVVVYFWRMRSKAKENTVKMTMALTGLDDNEPLRPTGVKPNLAKLRIIKEEEMRKGGILGYGAFGNVYKGVWVPEGENVKIPVAIKVLHDDTGANTSKEFLDEAYIMASVEHPNLLQLLAVCMTSQMMLVTQLMPLGCLLDFLRRYKDKIGSKPLLNWCTQIARGMAYLEERRLVHRDLAARNVLVQTPNCVKITDFGLAKLLDINEEQYKAAGGKMPIKWLALECIQHRVFTHKSDVWAFGVTIWEVLTYGGRPYENVPARNVPELLEKGERLPQPAICTIDVYMIMIKCWMLDAESRPSFKELAEDFAKMSRDPGRYLAIKGDKYMRLPSYTVQDEKEMIRNLASAMDGPEALVDADEYLQPKSRAPLPPAISASSTSGSPPNTPVKACWPNGKPLAADSPTPQNQQNWDRELLRYGGNHGNGSASHEAGNSGQHTHYAHPNGHCGHAGSDNSSSRYCSDPLKMVGVRDCDVTDDCFDGKVSSAHQQAQVGNLKLDLPLDEDDYLMPSPQLPANTTQYMDLIGESKPTESESKRLNNGFRKYPDFLTIQGKTSLDNPEYIMSQDEGPLTPQTLGIPTPDLEKVLTNGAFGSQVRQRSSEEESDHEYYNDFDRLERELQPLKPFRKNETTV